A window from Mixophyes fleayi isolate aMixFle1 chromosome 12, aMixFle1.hap1, whole genome shotgun sequence encodes these proteins:
- the DISP2 gene encoding protein dispatched homolog 2 isoform X1: MDRRHCLREHAGGSCVGDSQKQERRNLMDGVQCPEGGNENTAQEHGTPNTRNVQEVQHCFLKESPNCVRDRLSTSNYCHTPAMNRSNGQLPPHGSDIHQHPKCCHCNHQERNLSYTAPQLPGHEDRRTLCSHQSTVNLSTDTSHQTTDCMWKQWGNNQKATQPMQRHVVTVRHDKAFRMPKSYSQLITDWPLPILAICLLLMLVCTLAGLLVGQMPDFSNPLMQGFEPRDTEIGKKLTTWKNIQSNTGYRKALSVYPHGEKNSLDDLDISRRNEKLFQVTRRDTRYRRMVEQKDGVDGFFCGPPAKSYSQLVFMSKTAGSLWNLQAIQSMCRIEKEKIRSHSSFSELCERNDNKECCPSWSLGNYISVMYNRSSCMEITQSDIAHTLALLRSCAPDYHRGALTPSCIGSRSEREKHSQCAKLPEKCTRSSAVYQLLHFLVDRDFLSPQTTDYQVPSLKYSLLFLPAKKGSSMMDIYLDNLESWDLFDNYTAITGMDLGLKQKLFQHYLVLDTVYPVLAIIAIFLSISFYLRSFFITFMVLMSVVGSLMISFFFYKLVFRMTFFPFVNLVAVIILSSICANHTFVFFDLWNLSKIQHSAAGMLQWVKHTMHHFGYLMLVSCLTTGAAFYASYLSSITSVRCFAIYMGTSVLVNMTFMLTWLPATMVLYERYISVNCTYKSEDYWNNNGHKRFFLSLYQKLRGVQSTLSETSKLLFEKLLPCGVIKFRYIWICWFAALAAGGGYIACMNPKLKLPSSVVSSVQMFRLSHPFERYDAEYCHQFMFEHQEHGEGQHMPITLIWGIMPVDNGDHLNPKINETLIKDNTFAIRNADDQRWLLELCHKVKNQSFYYSDQNKKPNICFMEDFHRWMESRQCSQSDQNHNLCCNQFSFPYASDLFLHCIKMMVREQGGDGPEAYDIGPRFDAEGNLTALVLEFQTIYHYSFNYSKSRKFYNTLNQWLTNELKNAPQGLQNGWFTSNLALFNLQHTLSTEIIMITGFSVAISFVVLLLTTWNVLISLFSVAAIGGSVLVTVGLLVLLEWQLNVVESLFVSAAAGLSVDFTVNYCISYHLCPHSDRLSRVAFSLKQMSCATAMGASTMFSTGVIMLPATVLAYRKLGIFIMMIKCISCGFASFFFQSLCCFFGPEKNCGQILWPCANGLKDSSDDLRSNGTFVCGGNEKQSRLRKVQESNTENEQYELQPLARNLSDSFDNSTTTSKLSKRPSILSEDMQLSENKFPRMGTQHIQKDEVQEFQDNTVGHKDFSQCTAFQTSSPYRQCNFAAEREESGESFRQCICQRMNSKTWNGSVMDQVHVHNPQCQIPPNNVQSPKDSSPMHHSAERNIHMYEYSRCLCSMGSSFDALDSNETCLSDFDQSSKLADSTSCSPDFLEAPDSPCHSERGHLNGKRETLRLALRETVFDSPTSSKQTNMLWKIQSNQDSDHSVVLPNSKPDMPDVWIKRTSEQNSGYVS; the protein is encoded by the exons AAATCTTATGGATGGGGTACAGTGTCCAGAGGGTGGCAATGAGAATACAGCACAAGAACATGGAACACCAAACACTAGAAATGTACAAGAGGTTCAGCACTGTTTCCTAAAGGAGTCACCCAATTGTGTGAGAGACCGTCTGTCTACATCTAACTATTGTCACACACCTGCCATGAACAGATCCAACGGACAATTACCTCCCCATGGAAGTGATATACATCAGCATCCAAAATGTTGTCATTGCAACCACCAAGAGCGCAATTTAAGCTACACAGCACCACAACTACCAGGTCATGAAGATAGGAGAACACTTTGTTCCCATCAATCTACTGTCAATCTTTCTACTGACACTTCACATCAGACCACAGATTGCATGTGGAAGCAGTGGGGAAATAACCAGAAGGCAACACAACCAATGCAACGTCATGTAGTGACTGTAAG ACATGATAAAGCATTCAGGATGCCAAAAAG TTATTCTCAGCTGATAACTGACTGGCCATTACCCATCTTGGCAATCTGTTTGCTTCTTATGCTGGTGTGTACTTTGGCAGGGCTCCTGGTTGGACAAATGCCAGACTTTTCCAACCCTTTGATG CAGGGTTTTGAACCCAGGGATACAGAAATTGGGAAGAAGTTAACAACCTGGAAAAATATACAGAGCAACACTGGCTACAGAAAGGCATTGTCTGTCTATCCTCAtggtgagaagaacag TTTGGATGACCTTGATATCAGCAGAAGGAATGAGAAGCTATTTCAAGTAACCAGAAGAGACACTCGATACCGTAGGATGGTGGAACAAAAAGATGGTGTAGATGGATTTTTCTGTGGTCCTCCAG CAAAGAGCTACTCGCAACTTGTATTCATGTCCAAAACAGCAGGGAGTTTGTGGAACCTGCAAGCAATCCAATCTATGTGCCGCATAGAAAAAGAGAAG ATCCGTTCACATTCTAGTTTCTCAGAGCTGTGTGAGCGCAATGACAACAAGGAGTGCTGTCCCAGCTGGTCTCTTGGAAACTACATATCGGTCATGTACAACCGGTCTTCTTGCATGGAGATCACACagagtgacattgctcacacactGGCTCTTCTCCGTTCCTGCGCTCCAGATTACCACAGAGGTGCTCTCACTCCTTCCTGCATAGGGTCGAGGTCGGAGAGGGAAAAGCATTCCCAGTGTGCCAAATTGCCTGAAAAGTGTACACGATCCAGTGCTGTTTATCAGCTCCTCCATTTTCTAGTTGACAGGGATTTTCTCAGCCCCCAGACCACTGATTACCAAGTCCCATCTCTGAAGTACAGTTTGCTGTTTTTACCAGCCAAAAAAGGGTCATCAATGATGGACATTTATCTGGACAACTTGGAGTCCTGGGATCTCTTTGATAATTACACAGCAATCACTGGAATGGACTTGGGGTTAAAGCAAAAACTTTTTCAGCACTATCTTGTTTTGGATACTGTGTATCCAGTCCTGGCCATAATAGCTATTTTTCTAAGTATCTCTTTTTACCTGCGTTCCTTTTTTATCACTTTTATGGTCTTGATGTCTGTTGTTGGCTCACTGatgatttctttctttttttacaagCTGGTCTTTAGAATGACTTTCTTCCCATTTGTTAACCTCGTAGCAGTTATCATCCTCAGTAGTATCTGTGCAAATCATACTTTTGTTTTCTTTGACCTGTGGAACCTCAGCAAAATACAACACTCTGCAGCGGGGATGCTGCAATGGGTAAAACATACTATGCACCATTTTGGTTACCTTATGTTAGTATCTTGTTTGACAACTGGAGCTGCTTTCTATGCTAGCTACTTGAGCAGCATTACCTCAGTGCGTTGCTTTGCCATTTACATGGGAACCTCTGTATTAGTCAACATGACATTTATGCTAACCTGGCTTCCTGCCACCATGGTCCTTTATGAAAGATATATTTCAGTCAACTGTACTTACAAATCAGAAGATTACTGGAACAACAATGGACATAAACggttctttctttctctttaccAAAAGCTTAGAGGTGTACAGAGTACTTTGTCTGAAACATCAAAACTTCTTTTTGAGAAGCTCCTACCCTGTGGCGTGATAAAGTTCCGATACATCTGGATTTGTTGGTTTGCTGCCTTAGCAGCAGGTGGTGGTTATATTGCTTGTATGAACCCCAAACTAAAACTGCCATCTTCAGTCGTATCTTCTGTTCAAATGTTTCGGCTGAGCCATCCCTTTGAGAGATATGATGCCGAATACTGCCACCAGTTCATGTTTGAACATCAAGAACACGGAGAAGGGCAGCATATGCCAATTACACTTATATGGGGCATTATGCCTGTGGATAATGGAGACCATCTAAATCCAAAGATAAATGAAACACTTATAAAAGATAATACTTTTGCCATTCGTAATGCTGATGATCAGAGATGGCTTCTGGAGCTTTGTCATAAGGTAAAAAACCAAAGTTTTTACTATTCAGATCAGAATAAAAAGCCAAATATTTGCTTTATGGAAGATTTCCACCGGTGGATGGAAAGTCGACAATGCTCACAGAGTGACCAAAACCACAACCTTTGTTGCAACCAATTTTCATTTCCTTATGCAAGTGATTTGTTTCTTCACTGCATAAAAATGATGGTTAGAGAACAAGGAGGTGATGGGCCTGAGGCTTATGACATTGGACCCAGATTTGATGCAGAGGGTAACCTGACAGCCTTGGTGCTGGAATTTCAGACAATATATCATTATAGCTTCAATTATAGCAAAAGTAGGAAATTCTACAATACATTAAACCAATGGCTGACAAATGAACTAAAGAATGCGCCTCAAGGGCTTCAGAATGGATGGTTTACTAGCAACCTTGCTCTGTTTAACCTGCAGCATACCCTGAGTACTGAGATCATAATGATAACTGGCTTTTCTGTGGCCATTTCATTTGTGGTTCTGCTGCTTACCACTTGGAATGTCTTAATCAGTTTATTTTCGGTTGCAGCCATAGGTGGCTCAGTTCTGGTCACCGTTGGTCTCTTGGTTCTTTTGGAATGGCAGTTGAATGTAGTAGAATCCCTATTTGTTTCAGCAGCAGCTGGTCTCTCTGTTGACTTTACGgtaaattactgtatttcatATCATTTATGCCCACATTCTGACCGTCTCAGCCGTGTGGCATTCTCCTTAAAACAGATGAGCTGTGCTACAGCGATGGGGGCCTCCACTATGTTTTCTACTGGGGTAATAATGCTGCCAGCAACTGTACTGGCATACAGAAAATtgggtatatttattatgatGATTAAATGCATTAGCTGTGGCTTTGCCAGCTTCTTTTTTCAGTCACTTTGCTGTTTCTTTGGCCCAGAGAAGAATTGTGGACAAATACTATGGCCTTGTGCCAATGGTTTAAAGGACTCTTCTGATGATCTAAGGTCAAATGGCACATTTGTTTGTGGTGGAAATGAAAAGCAGAGTAGGCTAAGGAAAGTTCAGGAATCTAACACAGAAAATGAACAGTATGAGCTTCAGCCTCTAGCTAGGAACCTCAGTGATAGTTTTGACAATAGCACTACAACTAGCAAGCTCTCCAAACGTCCATCTATTCTATCTGAAGACATGCAGTTATCAGAGAATAAGTTCCCGAGAATGGGAACTCAGCATATTCAGAAAGACGAAGTCCAAGAATTCCAGGATAATACTGTTGGACACAAAGATTTTAGTCAGTGTACTGCTTTTCAGACCTCATCTCCCTACAGACAATGTAACTTTGCAGCTGAGAGAGAAGAGTCTGGAGAATCATTCAGACAATGCATTTGCCAGAGAATGAACAGCAAGACATGGAATGGCTCTGTGATGGATCAGGTCCATGTACATAACCCACAGTGTCAGATCCCGCCCAATAACGTGCAAAGCCCTAAAGACAGCAGTCCCATGCACCATTCTGCAGAGAGAAACATCCACATGTATGAATATTCTAGGTGCCTCTGTTCAATGGGTAGTTCTTTTGATGCCCTTGACTCAAATGAGACTTGTCTTAGTGATTTTGACCAGAGCTCTAAATTAGCTGACTCTACAAGCTGTTCCCCAGATTTTCTTGAAGCTCCTGATTCTCCCTGCCACAGTGAAAGGGGTCATTTGAATGGAAAAAGAGAAACGTTAAGACTGGCTCTAAGAGAAACAGTGTTTGATTCACCTACATCCTCAAAACAGACTAATATGTTATGGAAAATCCAGTCAAACCAAGATAGTGATCACTCAGTTGTACTACCAAACAGCAAACCAGATATGCCCGATGTTTGGATAAAGCGGACTAGTGAACAGAATTCTGGCTATGTCAGCTGA
- the DISP2 gene encoding protein dispatched homolog 2 isoform X2, translating to MDRRHCLREHAGGSCVGDSQKQERRNLMDGVQCPEGGNENTAQEHGTPNTRNVQEVQHCFLKESPNCVRDRLSTSNYCHTPAMNRSNGQLPPHGSDIHQHPKCCHCNHQERNLSYTAPQLPGHEDRRTLCSHQSTVNLSTDTSHQTTDCMWKQWGNNQKATQPMQRHVVTVRHDKAFRMPKSYSQLITDWPLPILAICLLLMLVCTLAGLLVGQMPDFSNPLMGFEPRDTEIGKKLTTWKNIQSNTGYRKALSVYPHGEKNSLDDLDISRRNEKLFQVTRRDTRYRRMVEQKDGVDGFFCGPPAKSYSQLVFMSKTAGSLWNLQAIQSMCRIEKEKIRSHSSFSELCERNDNKECCPSWSLGNYISVMYNRSSCMEITQSDIAHTLALLRSCAPDYHRGALTPSCIGSRSEREKHSQCAKLPEKCTRSSAVYQLLHFLVDRDFLSPQTTDYQVPSLKYSLLFLPAKKGSSMMDIYLDNLESWDLFDNYTAITGMDLGLKQKLFQHYLVLDTVYPVLAIIAIFLSISFYLRSFFITFMVLMSVVGSLMISFFFYKLVFRMTFFPFVNLVAVIILSSICANHTFVFFDLWNLSKIQHSAAGMLQWVKHTMHHFGYLMLVSCLTTGAAFYASYLSSITSVRCFAIYMGTSVLVNMTFMLTWLPATMVLYERYISVNCTYKSEDYWNNNGHKRFFLSLYQKLRGVQSTLSETSKLLFEKLLPCGVIKFRYIWICWFAALAAGGGYIACMNPKLKLPSSVVSSVQMFRLSHPFERYDAEYCHQFMFEHQEHGEGQHMPITLIWGIMPVDNGDHLNPKINETLIKDNTFAIRNADDQRWLLELCHKVKNQSFYYSDQNKKPNICFMEDFHRWMESRQCSQSDQNHNLCCNQFSFPYASDLFLHCIKMMVREQGGDGPEAYDIGPRFDAEGNLTALVLEFQTIYHYSFNYSKSRKFYNTLNQWLTNELKNAPQGLQNGWFTSNLALFNLQHTLSTEIIMITGFSVAISFVVLLLTTWNVLISLFSVAAIGGSVLVTVGLLVLLEWQLNVVESLFVSAAAGLSVDFTVNYCISYHLCPHSDRLSRVAFSLKQMSCATAMGASTMFSTGVIMLPATVLAYRKLGIFIMMIKCISCGFASFFFQSLCCFFGPEKNCGQILWPCANGLKDSSDDLRSNGTFVCGGNEKQSRLRKVQESNTENEQYELQPLARNLSDSFDNSTTTSKLSKRPSILSEDMQLSENKFPRMGTQHIQKDEVQEFQDNTVGHKDFSQCTAFQTSSPYRQCNFAAEREESGESFRQCICQRMNSKTWNGSVMDQVHVHNPQCQIPPNNVQSPKDSSPMHHSAERNIHMYEYSRCLCSMGSSFDALDSNETCLSDFDQSSKLADSTSCSPDFLEAPDSPCHSERGHLNGKRETLRLALRETVFDSPTSSKQTNMLWKIQSNQDSDHSVVLPNSKPDMPDVWIKRTSEQNSGYVS from the exons AAATCTTATGGATGGGGTACAGTGTCCAGAGGGTGGCAATGAGAATACAGCACAAGAACATGGAACACCAAACACTAGAAATGTACAAGAGGTTCAGCACTGTTTCCTAAAGGAGTCACCCAATTGTGTGAGAGACCGTCTGTCTACATCTAACTATTGTCACACACCTGCCATGAACAGATCCAACGGACAATTACCTCCCCATGGAAGTGATATACATCAGCATCCAAAATGTTGTCATTGCAACCACCAAGAGCGCAATTTAAGCTACACAGCACCACAACTACCAGGTCATGAAGATAGGAGAACACTTTGTTCCCATCAATCTACTGTCAATCTTTCTACTGACACTTCACATCAGACCACAGATTGCATGTGGAAGCAGTGGGGAAATAACCAGAAGGCAACACAACCAATGCAACGTCATGTAGTGACTGTAAG ACATGATAAAGCATTCAGGATGCCAAAAAG TTATTCTCAGCTGATAACTGACTGGCCATTACCCATCTTGGCAATCTGTTTGCTTCTTATGCTGGTGTGTACTTTGGCAGGGCTCCTGGTTGGACAAATGCCAGACTTTTCCAACCCTTTGATG GGTTTTGAACCCAGGGATACAGAAATTGGGAAGAAGTTAACAACCTGGAAAAATATACAGAGCAACACTGGCTACAGAAAGGCATTGTCTGTCTATCCTCAtggtgagaagaacag TTTGGATGACCTTGATATCAGCAGAAGGAATGAGAAGCTATTTCAAGTAACCAGAAGAGACACTCGATACCGTAGGATGGTGGAACAAAAAGATGGTGTAGATGGATTTTTCTGTGGTCCTCCAG CAAAGAGCTACTCGCAACTTGTATTCATGTCCAAAACAGCAGGGAGTTTGTGGAACCTGCAAGCAATCCAATCTATGTGCCGCATAGAAAAAGAGAAG ATCCGTTCACATTCTAGTTTCTCAGAGCTGTGTGAGCGCAATGACAACAAGGAGTGCTGTCCCAGCTGGTCTCTTGGAAACTACATATCGGTCATGTACAACCGGTCTTCTTGCATGGAGATCACACagagtgacattgctcacacactGGCTCTTCTCCGTTCCTGCGCTCCAGATTACCACAGAGGTGCTCTCACTCCTTCCTGCATAGGGTCGAGGTCGGAGAGGGAAAAGCATTCCCAGTGTGCCAAATTGCCTGAAAAGTGTACACGATCCAGTGCTGTTTATCAGCTCCTCCATTTTCTAGTTGACAGGGATTTTCTCAGCCCCCAGACCACTGATTACCAAGTCCCATCTCTGAAGTACAGTTTGCTGTTTTTACCAGCCAAAAAAGGGTCATCAATGATGGACATTTATCTGGACAACTTGGAGTCCTGGGATCTCTTTGATAATTACACAGCAATCACTGGAATGGACTTGGGGTTAAAGCAAAAACTTTTTCAGCACTATCTTGTTTTGGATACTGTGTATCCAGTCCTGGCCATAATAGCTATTTTTCTAAGTATCTCTTTTTACCTGCGTTCCTTTTTTATCACTTTTATGGTCTTGATGTCTGTTGTTGGCTCACTGatgatttctttctttttttacaagCTGGTCTTTAGAATGACTTTCTTCCCATTTGTTAACCTCGTAGCAGTTATCATCCTCAGTAGTATCTGTGCAAATCATACTTTTGTTTTCTTTGACCTGTGGAACCTCAGCAAAATACAACACTCTGCAGCGGGGATGCTGCAATGGGTAAAACATACTATGCACCATTTTGGTTACCTTATGTTAGTATCTTGTTTGACAACTGGAGCTGCTTTCTATGCTAGCTACTTGAGCAGCATTACCTCAGTGCGTTGCTTTGCCATTTACATGGGAACCTCTGTATTAGTCAACATGACATTTATGCTAACCTGGCTTCCTGCCACCATGGTCCTTTATGAAAGATATATTTCAGTCAACTGTACTTACAAATCAGAAGATTACTGGAACAACAATGGACATAAACggttctttctttctctttaccAAAAGCTTAGAGGTGTACAGAGTACTTTGTCTGAAACATCAAAACTTCTTTTTGAGAAGCTCCTACCCTGTGGCGTGATAAAGTTCCGATACATCTGGATTTGTTGGTTTGCTGCCTTAGCAGCAGGTGGTGGTTATATTGCTTGTATGAACCCCAAACTAAAACTGCCATCTTCAGTCGTATCTTCTGTTCAAATGTTTCGGCTGAGCCATCCCTTTGAGAGATATGATGCCGAATACTGCCACCAGTTCATGTTTGAACATCAAGAACACGGAGAAGGGCAGCATATGCCAATTACACTTATATGGGGCATTATGCCTGTGGATAATGGAGACCATCTAAATCCAAAGATAAATGAAACACTTATAAAAGATAATACTTTTGCCATTCGTAATGCTGATGATCAGAGATGGCTTCTGGAGCTTTGTCATAAGGTAAAAAACCAAAGTTTTTACTATTCAGATCAGAATAAAAAGCCAAATATTTGCTTTATGGAAGATTTCCACCGGTGGATGGAAAGTCGACAATGCTCACAGAGTGACCAAAACCACAACCTTTGTTGCAACCAATTTTCATTTCCTTATGCAAGTGATTTGTTTCTTCACTGCATAAAAATGATGGTTAGAGAACAAGGAGGTGATGGGCCTGAGGCTTATGACATTGGACCCAGATTTGATGCAGAGGGTAACCTGACAGCCTTGGTGCTGGAATTTCAGACAATATATCATTATAGCTTCAATTATAGCAAAAGTAGGAAATTCTACAATACATTAAACCAATGGCTGACAAATGAACTAAAGAATGCGCCTCAAGGGCTTCAGAATGGATGGTTTACTAGCAACCTTGCTCTGTTTAACCTGCAGCATACCCTGAGTACTGAGATCATAATGATAACTGGCTTTTCTGTGGCCATTTCATTTGTGGTTCTGCTGCTTACCACTTGGAATGTCTTAATCAGTTTATTTTCGGTTGCAGCCATAGGTGGCTCAGTTCTGGTCACCGTTGGTCTCTTGGTTCTTTTGGAATGGCAGTTGAATGTAGTAGAATCCCTATTTGTTTCAGCAGCAGCTGGTCTCTCTGTTGACTTTACGgtaaattactgtatttcatATCATTTATGCCCACATTCTGACCGTCTCAGCCGTGTGGCATTCTCCTTAAAACAGATGAGCTGTGCTACAGCGATGGGGGCCTCCACTATGTTTTCTACTGGGGTAATAATGCTGCCAGCAACTGTACTGGCATACAGAAAATtgggtatatttattatgatGATTAAATGCATTAGCTGTGGCTTTGCCAGCTTCTTTTTTCAGTCACTTTGCTGTTTCTTTGGCCCAGAGAAGAATTGTGGACAAATACTATGGCCTTGTGCCAATGGTTTAAAGGACTCTTCTGATGATCTAAGGTCAAATGGCACATTTGTTTGTGGTGGAAATGAAAAGCAGAGTAGGCTAAGGAAAGTTCAGGAATCTAACACAGAAAATGAACAGTATGAGCTTCAGCCTCTAGCTAGGAACCTCAGTGATAGTTTTGACAATAGCACTACAACTAGCAAGCTCTCCAAACGTCCATCTATTCTATCTGAAGACATGCAGTTATCAGAGAATAAGTTCCCGAGAATGGGAACTCAGCATATTCAGAAAGACGAAGTCCAAGAATTCCAGGATAATACTGTTGGACACAAAGATTTTAGTCAGTGTACTGCTTTTCAGACCTCATCTCCCTACAGACAATGTAACTTTGCAGCTGAGAGAGAAGAGTCTGGAGAATCATTCAGACAATGCATTTGCCAGAGAATGAACAGCAAGACATGGAATGGCTCTGTGATGGATCAGGTCCATGTACATAACCCACAGTGTCAGATCCCGCCCAATAACGTGCAAAGCCCTAAAGACAGCAGTCCCATGCACCATTCTGCAGAGAGAAACATCCACATGTATGAATATTCTAGGTGCCTCTGTTCAATGGGTAGTTCTTTTGATGCCCTTGACTCAAATGAGACTTGTCTTAGTGATTTTGACCAGAGCTCTAAATTAGCTGACTCTACAAGCTGTTCCCCAGATTTTCTTGAAGCTCCTGATTCTCCCTGCCACAGTGAAAGGGGTCATTTGAATGGAAAAAGAGAAACGTTAAGACTGGCTCTAAGAGAAACAGTGTTTGATTCACCTACATCCTCAAAACAGACTAATATGTTATGGAAAATCCAGTCAAACCAAGATAGTGATCACTCAGTTGTACTACCAAACAGCAAACCAGATATGCCCGATGTTTGGATAAAGCGGACTAGTGAACAGAATTCTGGCTATGTCAGCTGA